In Archangium violaceum, the following are encoded in one genomic region:
- a CDS encoding zf-TFIIB domain-containing protein: MHPNLTGGLLREHCGACGAVWFEGGTLAKVLGTPTAEALVEQARGKPGQCKGCQGTLEYVPSCPACGTDAPRCPRCGTSPLAMTTVTVAKEAEVAVDVCTRCQGVALDPGELEVLQQAAEAERETWLEEMHEGPKALEATSSTCAGCGRELKPQHAFSWEERTWCGSCAPAGASPVELRLTPRSPNGGLEADLSDLYQSGRTGMALEAVGDAVSSAFSWLFSKLLR; this comes from the coding sequence ATGCACCCCAACCTCACGGGAGGACTCCTGCGCGAGCACTGTGGCGCGTGCGGAGCCGTGTGGTTCGAGGGCGGCACACTGGCCAAGGTGTTGGGAACCCCGACGGCCGAGGCGCTGGTGGAGCAGGCGCGCGGCAAGCCGGGGCAGTGCAAGGGCTGCCAGGGGACGTTGGAGTACGTCCCGAGCTGCCCGGCCTGCGGGACGGACGCTCCGCGCTGCCCTCGCTGTGGCACGTCACCGCTGGCGATGACGACGGTGACCGTGGCGAAGGAGGCGGAGGTCGCGGTGGACGTGTGCACGCGCTGCCAGGGCGTGGCGCTCGACCCCGGCGAGCTGGAAGTGCTGCAACAGGCGGCCGAGGCGGAGCGCGAGACCTGGCTCGAGGAGATGCACGAGGGCCCCAAGGCACTGGAGGCCACGAGCTCCACCTGCGCCGGCTGTGGACGTGAGCTGAAGCCGCAGCACGCCTTCTCTTGGGAAGAACGGACCTGGTGCGGAAGCTGCGCGCCCGCCGGAGCGAGCCCGGTGGAGCTCCGGCTCACACCTCGCTCCCCGAATGGCGGGCTCGAGGCGGATCTCTCCGACCTGTACCAGTCAGGCCGCACGGGCATGGCCCTGGAGGCGGTGGGCGACGCCGTGAGCTCCGCCTTCTCCTGGCTCTTCTCGAAGCTGCTGCGCTGA
- a CDS encoding YaeQ family protein, whose amino-acid sequence MTLAPTLYDFQIALSHVDRAIDQPQLSFKVARHPSETMQRVWLRVIAFCWLWEERLTFGKGLGEPDEPDLECRDYTGLVTRWVRVGKADPLKLQRAVDQNPHAKVSVLFESPQRLEAFLTEAREVKATRVAKAELAAIDAELLRALSGFDARRIKLSLTLVGDHAYVECEGRSFDGPLTRAAL is encoded by the coding sequence ATGACCCTCGCTCCGACGTTGTACGACTTCCAGATCGCCCTGAGTCACGTCGATCGTGCGATCGACCAGCCGCAGCTGAGCTTCAAGGTCGCACGCCACCCGTCCGAGACCATGCAGCGCGTCTGGCTGCGGGTGATTGCGTTCTGCTGGCTGTGGGAGGAGCGGCTGACCTTCGGCAAGGGCCTGGGCGAGCCCGATGAGCCAGACCTCGAGTGCCGCGACTACACCGGCCTCGTCACGCGCTGGGTGCGCGTCGGCAAGGCGGATCCGCTGAAGCTCCAGCGCGCGGTCGATCAGAACCCGCACGCCAAGGTGTCGGTGCTGTTCGAGTCTCCCCAGCGGCTCGAGGCGTTCCTCACCGAGGCGCGCGAGGTGAAGGCAACTCGCGTGGCGAAGGCCGAGCTCGCCGCCATCGACGCCGAGTTGCTGCGCGCGCTCTCCGGTTTCGACGCACGGCGGATCAAGCTGTCTCTGACCCTGGTCGGCGACCACGCCTATGTCGAGTGCGAAGGTCGGAGCTTCGATGGCCCGCTGACCCGCGCGGCCCTGTGA
- a CDS encoding DUF1772 domain-containing protein codes for MTFVSALGSGVVAGLFFAFSTFMMKALARLPPAQGIAAMQSINVTIIRPSFLAVFLGTAVASLVLGVSALRSWERPDARYLLLGSALYLVGVIGVTGAFNVPRNDALAAVDPAQADAASLWARYVSGWTAWNHVRTAAALGATASFILALRLGRE; via the coding sequence TTGACCTTCGTCTCGGCGCTCGGCAGTGGCGTCGTGGCCGGGCTGTTCTTCGCGTTCTCCACGTTCATGATGAAGGCCCTCGCCCGCCTCCCGCCAGCGCAGGGAATCGCCGCGATGCAGTCCATCAACGTCACCATCATCAGGCCCTCCTTCCTGGCGGTGTTCCTCGGCACGGCGGTGGCCTCGCTCGTCCTCGGGGTGTCCGCGCTGCGCTCCTGGGAGAGACCCGACGCGCGCTACCTGCTGCTGGGCAGCGCGCTCTATCTGGTCGGAGTCATCGGGGTGACCGGCGCGTTCAACGTTCCGCGCAACGACGCGCTCGCGGCCGTCGATCCGGCCCAGGCGGACGCCGCCAGCCTGTGGGCGCGCTACGTGTCGGGTTGGACGGCGTGGAACCATGTGCGCACGGCGGCGGCGCTCGGGGCCACGGCCTCGTTCATCCTCGCGCTCCGGCTCGGAAGGGAATGA